In Agromyces archimandritae, one genomic interval encodes:
- a CDS encoding Fur family transcriptional regulator, whose translation MPEQYDAPHARVLRDAGLKVTAPRLAVLDALEDHPHEGAEAVYARVAETLPSTSLQAVYGVLGALADAGILRRIEPAGSPARYERRVGDNHHHLVCTGCGRVEDVDCLVGASPCLTPGHDHGFRIERAEVTFWGVCADCRAVDAVAHGDGAAPEGRPTASTPEPIV comes from the coding sequence ATGCCCGAGCAGTACGACGCCCCGCACGCCCGCGTGCTGCGCGACGCCGGGCTCAAGGTCACCGCGCCCCGGCTCGCCGTGCTCGACGCCCTCGAAGACCACCCACACGAGGGTGCCGAGGCCGTCTACGCCCGCGTCGCCGAAACCCTCCCGTCCACCTCGCTGCAGGCCGTCTACGGGGTGCTCGGCGCCCTCGCCGACGCCGGCATCCTGCGCCGCATCGAACCGGCCGGCTCACCCGCCCGCTACGAGCGCCGCGTCGGAGACAACCACCACCACCTCGTCTGCACCGGCTGCGGCCGCGTCGAAGACGTCGACTGCCTCGTCGGCGCCTCCCCGTGCCTCACCCCCGGCCACGATCACGGCTTCCGCATCGAGCGCGCCGAGGTCACCTTCTGGGGCGTGTGCGCCGACTGTCGTGCAGTGGATGCCGTGGCCCACGGCGACGGGGCCGCGCCCGAGGGCCGGCCCACGGCATCCACCCCCGAACCCATCGTCTGA
- a CDS encoding ABC transporter substrate-binding protein: protein MMLNVGLIRYIVRATDGRGRAHRTPTPRRTTASATPRREVIHPMRFRSRPARAAAAAVAAAAALTLAACSSGGSDSEGGDAESFGELNIQLSWVKNAEFAGEYFAIENGYFADAGFDDVTLTAGPTATEATVLSGTALVGVSNPVSTAPVILEEDAPLKIIGTTYQKNPYTILSIAGKGDIKTPADLVGKKIGVQAGPNETLFDALLAVNEIDPSEVTKVPVEYDPAPLVNGEVDGFFAFVTNESITVENLGNEVVNLLLADNGLPFVAESFVVTDQSIAENREALKAFLYAEVLGWKDAVADADESARLAVEVYGKDLGLDAAKEIAQAKAQNELLIVTDETDANGLLTISDELQKQSIASLAAAGYEIDAEQLFDMSLLAEVYDEHPELLE, encoded by the coding sequence ATGATGCTCAACGTCGGCCTCATCCGGTACATCGTCCGTGCCACCGACGGACGGGGCCGCGCCCACCGCACCCCCACCCCGCGCCGCACCACAGCATCCGCGACGCCCCGCCGAGAGGTCATCCACCCGATGAGATTCCGTTCCCGCCCCGCCCGGGCCGCCGCCGCAGCGGTCGCCGCCGCCGCAGCCCTCACCCTCGCCGCCTGCTCCTCGGGCGGCTCCGACAGCGAGGGCGGCGACGCCGAGAGCTTCGGCGAGCTGAACATCCAGCTCTCCTGGGTGAAGAACGCCGAATTCGCCGGCGAGTACTTCGCCATCGAGAACGGCTACTTCGCCGACGCCGGCTTCGACGACGTCACCCTCACCGCCGGCCCCACCGCGACCGAGGCGACCGTGCTGTCGGGCACCGCGCTCGTCGGCGTCTCGAACCCGGTCTCGACCGCGCCGGTCATCCTCGAGGAAGACGCGCCGCTGAAGATCATCGGCACGACCTACCAGAAGAACCCGTACACGATCCTCTCGATCGCCGGCAAGGGCGACATCAAGACCCCCGCCGACCTCGTCGGCAAGAAGATCGGCGTGCAGGCCGGCCCGAACGAGACCCTCTTCGACGCCCTCCTCGCCGTCAACGAGATCGACCCGTCCGAGGTCACCAAGGTCCCCGTCGAGTACGACCCGGCGCCCCTCGTCAACGGCGAGGTCGACGGCTTCTTCGCCTTCGTCACCAACGAGTCCATCACCGTCGAGAACCTCGGCAACGAGGTCGTGAACCTGCTCCTCGCCGACAACGGCCTGCCGTTCGTCGCCGAGAGCTTCGTCGTCACCGACCAGTCCATCGCCGAGAACCGCGAAGCCCTCAAGGCCTTCCTCTACGCCGAAGTGCTCGGCTGGAAGGACGCCGTCGCCGACGCCGACGAGTCCGCCCGCCTCGCCGTCGAGGTCTACGGCAAGGACCTCGGCCTCGACGCAGCCAAGGAGATCGCCCAGGCCAAGGCCCAGAACGAACTGCTCATCGTCACCGACGAGACCGATGCCAACGGCCTGCTGACGATCAGCGACGAGCTGCAGAAGCAGTCGATCGCCTCGCTCGCCGCCGCCGGCTACGAGATCGACGCCGAGCAGCTCTTCGACATGAGCCTGCTCG